A window from Chryseobacterium vaccae encodes these proteins:
- a CDS encoding FtsK/SpoIIIE family DNA translocase — translation MDKKTQTKPTESPDTGKILSKPRIFFGLTFILFSVVLTFSFISYLMNWKADQSQAGTMLDKSIKSSNIFGKAGDWLGNIFIFESIGIASFIIAFLFMAVGTLILKKKIFKPWKTIGHSLFFICWLPIFMGAITKGQGVMGGVYGYQIMDYLNAIIGTVGLWVVLVASILLYFILEFNLRPSSIKAKLDSINENTIGKVKSMMPSSDENFEADDELEEEAENTAPNVTVTDVSEQPEKPKTREPEPVQVPKGFPEVSPVTGVETIVTPNHTSFEDDKKDFSQSVNLNLNTKPAVPTSTPEQAFDMSPVSPVQVPIPVSTPAQENNIKFNVEVAPVIDILDDSDRKSQELVEKHGLYDHKLDLAGFQMPTVDLLKDYGNEEISINKEELEENKNKIVGLLKNFNVGIAEIKATIGPTVTLYEIVPEAGIRVAAIKKLQDDIALNLSALGIRIIAPMPGKGTIGIEVPRKNPTMVSMRSVIASHKFQNTDMDLPVVFGKTISNEVFMADLAKMPHLLMAGATGQGKSVGINAILTSLLYKKHPSELKFVMVDPKKVELSLYSKIERHYLAKLPDAEEAIITDTNKVINTLNSLCIEMDTRYDLLKNAFCKNLKEYNKKFTERKLNPENGHRYLPYIVLVVDEFADLIMTAGKEVELPIARLAQLARAVGIHLIVATQRPSVNVITGMIKANFPARAAFRVISSVDSRTILDSPGADQLIGKGDMLYFNGNEILRLQCAFVDTPEVERIAEYIGEQKGYASAFLLPEYVSDDSSSSVGAFDPNEKDALFEEAARIIVSTQQGSTSMLQRQLKLGYNRAGRIMDQLEASGIVGGFNGAKAREVLISDLHSLEQFLEDLRS, via the coding sequence ATGGATAAAAAGACACAGACAAAACCAACAGAATCACCTGATACAGGTAAGATATTATCAAAGCCACGCATATTTTTCGGGCTTACTTTCATCCTTTTTTCTGTAGTTCTGACATTCTCGTTCATCTCTTATTTAATGAACTGGAAAGCAGATCAGAGCCAGGCAGGCACCATGCTTGACAAAAGCATAAAATCCTCCAATATTTTCGGAAAAGCCGGAGACTGGCTGGGAAATATTTTCATTTTTGAAAGCATAGGGATCGCTTCATTTATTATCGCTTTTTTATTTATGGCGGTAGGAACTCTGATCCTTAAGAAAAAAATATTCAAGCCATGGAAAACCATCGGCCACTCTCTGTTTTTCATCTGCTGGCTGCCTATTTTTATGGGTGCTATCACCAAAGGGCAAGGCGTGATGGGAGGTGTTTACGGATACCAGATCATGGATTATCTTAATGCAATCATCGGAACGGTTGGCCTGTGGGTTGTTCTGGTGGCAAGTATTCTTTTATATTTTATTTTAGAATTCAATCTTCGTCCCAGCTCAATCAAAGCTAAGCTGGATAGCATTAACGAAAACACCATCGGAAAGGTAAAATCGATGATGCCTAGTTCTGATGAAAATTTTGAAGCTGATGATGAACTTGAAGAAGAAGCTGAAAATACGGCACCCAATGTTACGGTAACCGACGTTTCTGAGCAACCGGAGAAGCCAAAAACAAGAGAACCGGAACCAGTACAGGTTCCGAAAGGCTTCCCTGAAGTTTCACCGGTAACCGGAGTAGAAACTATTGTAACGCCCAACCATACTTCTTTTGAAGATGACAAAAAAGATTTCTCTCAATCTGTAAATCTTAATTTGAATACAAAACCCGCTGTTCCTACTTCTACTCCGGAGCAGGCATTTGACATGAGCCCGGTTTCTCCGGTTCAGGTGCCAATTCCTGTTTCAACACCGGCCCAAGAAAACAACATTAAATTTAATGTGGAAGTAGCTCCTGTAATAGATATCCTTGATGATTCGGACAGAAAATCTCAGGAACTGGTTGAAAAACACGGATTGTATGATCATAAACTGGATCTTGCCGGATTCCAGATGCCGACTGTAGATCTTCTGAAAGATTACGGAAATGAAGAAATTTCTATCAACAAAGAAGAACTGGAAGAAAATAAAAATAAAATTGTAGGTCTTTTAAAGAATTTCAATGTAGGGATTGCTGAAATTAAAGCTACCATTGGACCAACGGTTACGTTATATGAAATTGTACCGGAAGCGGGAATCCGTGTTGCTGCCATCAAAAAACTGCAGGATGATATTGCGCTGAACCTTTCCGCTCTTGGAATCAGGATTATTGCTCCAATGCCGGGGAAAGGAACCATTGGAATTGAGGTACCGAGAAAGAACCCTACCATGGTATCCATGAGGTCTGTCATTGCTTCTCATAAATTCCAGAATACGGACATGGATCTTCCAGTTGTATTCGGGAAAACCATTTCTAACGAAGTATTTATGGCCGATCTGGCAAAAATGCCACACTTACTGATGGCCGGAGCCACAGGACAGGGTAAATCGGTAGGTATTAACGCCATCCTTACCTCGCTTCTTTACAAAAAGCATCCAAGTGAACTGAAATTTGTAATGGTAGATCCTAAAAAGGTTGAACTTTCTTTATATTCAAAAATTGAAAGACATTATCTGGCTAAACTTCCGGATGCAGAGGAAGCCATTATCACAGACACCAATAAAGTAATCAATACTCTGAACTCTCTTTGTATTGAGATGGATACAAGATATGACCTTCTTAAGAATGCTTTCTGTAAAAACCTGAAAGAATATAATAAGAAGTTCACGGAAAGAAAACTCAACCCTGAAAACGGGCATCGTTACCTTCCTTATATTGTATTGGTTGTAGACGAATTTGCAGATTTGATTATGACTGCAGGAAAAGAGGTAGAATTACCGATTGCCAGACTGGCACAGCTTGCCAGAGCCGTAGGAATTCACCTGATTGTTGCTACACAGAGACCTTCTGTTAACGTAATTACAGGGATGATTAAAGCCAATTTCCCTGCGAGAGCGGCCTTCAGAGTAATTTCCAGTGTAGATTCAAGAACGATCCTGGATTCTCCGGGTGCTGATCAGCTGATTGGTAAAGGAGATATGCTTTATTTTAACGGAAATGAAATTTTAAGACTTCAGTGTGCCTTTGTTGATACTCCGGAAGTGGAACGAATCGCAGAATACATTGGTGAACAGAAAGGATATGCTTCTGCCTTCCTTCTTCCTGAATATGTTTCTGATGACTCATCCAGTTCAGTAGGCGCTTTTGACCCGAATGAAAAAGATGCATTATTTGAAGAAGCTGCAAGAATTATTGTCTCTACACAACAAGGATCTACTTCTATGCTTCAGAGACAGCTTAAACTGGGCTATAACAGAGCGGGAAGAATTATGGATCAGCTGGAGGCAAGTGGTATTGTAGGAGGCTTTAACGGAGCTAAAGCAAGAGAGGTACTGATCAGTGACTTACACTCTTTGGAACAGTTTTTGGAAGATCTGCGTAGTTAG
- the ccsA gene encoding cytochrome c biogenesis protein CcsA → MKKLQDILISTRTMAVLLLVYAGSMAYATFLENDYGTPTAKALIYEAKWFELIMVLLILNFIGNIGRYRLWKREKWPVLMFHLAFVFIFIGGAITRYISFEGTMHIREGETSNEIITDKNFLKIQIEEKGDVLNYQDIPYLMSPLHKDLKATYDYRGKEVKVIAKEYVQRKKDSLVAEPNGAEYLHLVSTGNTGRQNIYIKPGETKSINGTLVTFNRAIEGAVEFKNEGGKLFIKTPVDATFMTMATQATGNTKKDEFQPLVLRSLYSINELKLVVPEGLKKGKLIAFEGDKKKDMNVPDMLKVELQGPKTKQLVELSVEKGNPNAYKQITMDGLNIMLGFGPKVYNTPFALKLDDFVMETYPGSSSPSAYESHVKIIDGGKETPYKIYMNHVLNHGGYRFFQASFDPDRMGTVLSVNHDYWGTLISYIGYALLFLGMFIIFFWKGTHFWKLNKMLSDVNKKKAAAVLLIFLSLGLNAQKIETHGTTDGSREHVHTEGDGHNHAPAPETSVSTQNSAASPINKMRIISPDEIIARNKISKEHADKFGYLLVQNIEGRIVPMNTQALEVLRKLYKHDRFKGTDGKSLDANQWFLSINTDTESWTAVPLISVGAVKSLLEKAKANEDGYTSLLNLFPIDKKTGMMTYVLERDYNIAFAKKPAEQSEYDKQLIKLNERVQIFNEFFSGQFMRIVPVKNDANHTWHSWLDQKLEPDMESQQVMGPYFAEILQAQKSGDWSKADAELAKLSDYQQKWGKAVVPSKSKVDLEVFMNKVNINFKLLIFYTIIGGLLMILGFVELFKPNKKLNKAIKAIIILGAIGYVFHFLGLIARWYISGHAPWSNGYEAIIFISWVGITAGFLLYRNANALIPAAGFMVAVIMMGFAHGGSALDPQITPLVPVLKSYWLIVHVAIIVSSYGFFALSMIIAVISLVFYIISDKPTYKIHHDTTLKELVIVSEMSLTIGLFALTVGNFLGGIWANESWGRYWSWDPKETWAFISIMVYAFVLHMRLVPGLRSRWAFHIATMFAFCSMVMTYFGVNYYLSGLHSYAAGDPVPVPAWVYIGVGTMILLAVVSYFKFKVLNKK, encoded by the coding sequence ATGAAGAAGCTCCAAGATATTCTTATCTCAACCAGAACAATGGCTGTGTTGTTACTGGTGTACGCAGGCTCGATGGCTTATGCGACGTTCCTGGAAAACGATTATGGAACGCCAACAGCAAAAGCATTAATTTATGAAGCAAAATGGTTCGAACTGATTATGGTTCTGCTCATTCTCAATTTCATAGGAAATATCGGAAGATACAGACTGTGGAAAAGAGAAAAATGGCCGGTTCTGATGTTTCACCTTGCCTTTGTATTCATCTTTATTGGTGGTGCCATTACAAGATACATCAGTTTTGAAGGCACAATGCACATCAGGGAAGGAGAAACTTCCAATGAGATCATAACGGATAAAAATTTCTTAAAAATTCAGATTGAAGAAAAAGGAGATGTTCTTAATTATCAGGATATTCCTTATCTGATGTCTCCTTTGCATAAAGACCTTAAAGCTACCTATGACTACCGTGGAAAAGAAGTAAAGGTTATTGCTAAAGAATATGTACAAAGAAAAAAAGACAGCTTAGTTGCTGAACCTAACGGAGCGGAATATCTTCACCTGGTTTCTACAGGAAATACCGGAAGACAGAATATTTACATCAAACCGGGAGAAACAAAATCCATCAACGGAACCCTGGTAACGTTTAACAGAGCTATTGAAGGTGCTGTAGAGTTTAAAAATGAAGGCGGAAAACTGTTTATCAAAACACCGGTTGACGCTACTTTTATGACCATGGCAACGCAGGCCACCGGAAATACCAAGAAGGATGAATTCCAGCCTTTAGTATTGAGAAGTCTTTACAGCATCAATGAGTTGAAGCTGGTAGTTCCTGAAGGTCTTAAAAAAGGAAAACTGATCGCTTTTGAAGGCGATAAAAAGAAAGACATGAATGTTCCGGATATGCTTAAAGTTGAGCTGCAGGGACCAAAAACAAAGCAGCTGGTTGAACTTTCAGTTGAAAAAGGAAACCCGAATGCCTACAAGCAGATCACAATGGATGGACTGAATATTATGCTAGGTTTCGGGCCTAAAGTATATAACACACCGTTTGCTTTAAAGCTGGATGACTTTGTGATGGAAACCTATCCGGGAAGTTCATCTCCGAGTGCTTATGAAAGCCATGTTAAAATCATTGATGGAGGTAAAGAAACGCCTTATAAAATCTATATGAACCACGTTCTTAACCATGGCGGATACCGTTTCTTCCAGGCAAGTTTTGATCCGGACAGAATGGGTACTGTTCTTTCCGTAAACCACGATTACTGGGGAACTTTGATCTCTTACATCGGATATGCTCTTTTATTTTTAGGAATGTTCATCATTTTCTTCTGGAAAGGAACCCATTTCTGGAAACTGAATAAAATGCTGTCTGATGTTAATAAAAAGAAAGCGGCGGCAGTGCTTCTGATCTTCTTAAGCTTAGGATTGAACGCTCAGAAAATTGAAACCCACGGGACGACTGACGGAAGCAGAGAACATGTTCATACAGAAGGAGACGGGCATAACCACGCTCCGGCTCCGGAAACTAGTGTTTCTACACAAAATTCTGCTGCATCACCGATCAATAAAATGAGAATAATCTCTCCAGATGAGATTATTGCAAGAAACAAGATCAGTAAAGAACATGCAGATAAATTCGGATACCTTCTGGTTCAGAATATTGAAGGAAGAATTGTTCCGATGAACACGCAGGCACTGGAAGTTCTGAGAAAACTATACAAGCATGACCGCTTTAAAGGAACCGACGGAAAATCCCTGGATGCCAACCAGTGGTTCCTGTCTATTAATACCGATACAGAAAGCTGGACAGCTGTCCCTTTGATTAGTGTTGGAGCCGTAAAATCACTTCTGGAAAAAGCCAAAGCCAATGAAGACGGATATACTTCTCTGCTTAATCTTTTCCCGATTGATAAAAAAACAGGGATGATGACCTATGTTCTGGAAAGAGACTATAATATTGCATTTGCCAAAAAGCCTGCAGAACAGTCAGAATATGACAAACAGCTGATTAAACTTAACGAACGGGTTCAGATCTTCAATGAGTTTTTCAGTGGCCAGTTCATGAGAATTGTTCCTGTGAAAAATGATGCCAACCATACATGGCATTCATGGCTTGACCAGAAACTGGAGCCGGATATGGAATCTCAACAGGTAATGGGACCATATTTTGCCGAAATCCTACAGGCACAGAAATCAGGAGACTGGAGTAAAGCTGATGCTGAATTGGCGAAACTTTCAGATTATCAGCAGAAATGGGGGAAAGCTGTTGTTCCTTCAAAATCTAAAGTAGATCTTGAAGTGTTCATGAATAAGGTGAACATCAACTTTAAGCTATTGATTTTCTATACCATTATCGGAGGATTATTGATGATTTTAGGATTTGTTGAACTGTTTAAACCTAACAAGAAATTAAATAAGGCAATTAAAGCCATCATCATATTAGGGGCAATAGGATATGTGTTCCATTTCCTTGGGCTTATCGCACGCTGGTATATTTCTGGACACGCACCTTGGAGTAACGGATATGAAGCGATTATCTTTATTTCATGGGTAGGTATCACGGCAGGATTCCTTCTGTACAGAAATGCCAATGCTCTGATTCCGGCAGCTGGATTTATGGTAGCAGTTATCATGATGGGGTTTGCTCATGGCGGTTCAGCACTTGATCCACAGATCACTCCGCTGGTTCCGGTATTGAAATCATACTGGCTGATCGTTCACGTGGCTATTATTGTATCCAGTTATGGATTCTTTGCACTGTCTATGATTATTGCGGTAATCAGTCTGGTATTCTATATTATTTCCGATAAACCTACTTATAAAATACATCATGATACCACGTTGAAAGAACTGGTTATTGTATCTGAAATGTCTCTTACTATAGGTCTTTTTGCCTTAACCGTCGGAAACTTCCTTGGAGGGATCTGGGCCAACGAATCATGGGGGAGATACTGGAGCTGGGACCCGAAGGAAACATGGGCTTTTATCTCCATTATGGTGTATGCGTTTGTACTGCACATGAGACTGGTACCAGGATTGAGAAGCAGATGGGCATTCCACATAGCAACAATGTTCGCATTCTGTTCAATGGTAATGACCTATTTTGGAGTAAACTATTACTTAAGCGGACTTCATTCTTATGCAGCAGGAGACCCTGTTCCGGTTCCGGCCTGGGTATATATTGGA
- a CDS encoding Crp/Fnr family transcriptional regulator, giving the protein MSDLLYKNITRYIPLSDEEFGRFAEPFKLRKYKKKEIVLKEGECCHFEGFVLNGCFKVYYLNENGTEQTLYFAVEGWWITDIDSLINNVPSTLNIEALEDSEVLMISKKDKEQLYETMPQIEKLFRIMNQQSSVALQRRILSLTGKTADKRYSEFLEKYPGLEQRITQQQAASYLGITHEFLSKIRKKLR; this is encoded by the coding sequence ATGTCTGACTTGCTGTATAAAAATATCACCAGATACATCCCTCTTTCCGATGAAGAATTCGGGAGGTTTGCTGAACCCTTTAAACTCAGAAAGTATAAAAAGAAAGAGATTGTCCTGAAAGAAGGTGAGTGTTGTCATTTCGAAGGTTTTGTGCTGAATGGCTGTTTCAAAGTGTATTATCTGAATGAGAACGGTACGGAACAAACCCTTTATTTCGCCGTTGAAGGCTGGTGGATCACAGATATAGACAGCCTGATCAACAATGTTCCCAGCACTTTAAATATTGAAGCATTGGAGGACAGTGAAGTTCTGATGATTTCAAAAAAAGATAAGGAGCAGCTGTACGAAACCATGCCGCAGATTGAAAAGCTTTTCAGAATCATGAATCAACAGTCATCTGTAGCACTTCAGAGAAGAATTCTTTCCCTGACGGGCAAAACTGCCGACAAACGATATTCTGAATTTCTGGAGAAGTATCCCGGACTGGAACAGAGGATTACCCAACAGCAGGCAGCCTCTTATCTGGGGATTACTCACGAATTTTTAAGTAAAATCAGAAAAAAACTGCGCTGA
- a CDS encoding cysteine hydrolase family protein — MNNAFNRILALSLILISLLSVNAQQKRNMENTALLIIDVQNDYFPGGKMTLEGAERAGRKAQEILRFFRKNHLQVVHIRHIDESKEATFFLPNTAGSEINTLVAPEANEKVIIKHFPNSFRETGLLEHLQKSGIKNLVITGMMTDVCVESTTRAAFDLGFNNTIIGDAIATRDRELNGKIVKAEEIQRSFLAGISALGGLYARVADAEDFINGK; from the coding sequence ATGAACAATGCATTCAACAGAATTCTGGCCCTGAGCCTGATTTTAATTTCACTACTATCTGTTAACGCACAACAAAAAAGAAACATGGAAAACACAGCATTATTAATTATCGATGTACAGAATGATTATTTCCCAGGAGGGAAAATGACGCTTGAAGGAGCTGAACGGGCTGGCAGAAAAGCACAGGAGATACTGAGGTTCTTCAGAAAAAATCATCTCCAGGTTGTTCATATCAGGCATATTGACGAGAGTAAAGAGGCTACTTTTTTTCTTCCTAATACAGCAGGATCTGAAATCAATACCTTGGTTGCCCCTGAGGCTAATGAAAAAGTGATTATCAAACACTTCCCGAACAGCTTCCGAGAAACAGGTCTTCTGGAACACCTGCAAAAAAGCGGGATCAAAAATCTGGTGATCACCGGAATGATGACGGATGTCTGCGTAGAATCAACGACAAGGGCCGCTTTTGATTTAGGTTTTAATAATACCATTATCGGAGACGCTATAGCAACAAGAGATCGTGAGCTGAACGGAAAAATTGTAAAAGCGGAAGAAATCCAAAGGTCGTTTCTCGCAGGAATTTCAGCATTAGGAGGTTTGTATGCCCGTGTTGCAGATGCTGAAGATTTTATCAACGGAAAATAA